In Paraconexibacter algicola, the following proteins share a genomic window:
- a CDS encoding ParA family protein: protein MAQKIAILSQKGGTGKTTAVRTIADVLRRTGLRVLAVDLDPQGNLSDYLDVPPDATPTIGDVLAGRAKAPAAVHPAPDHGEPADPPVPPIHVIPANLSLAESELLLAGKMGRELTLRKALKTVDEDHDVVLIDCPPALGLLTVNALVAADYALLSSEAQYFALQGVEQALEVIELARDGLNPDLEWLGVFFNIADMRTVHSREAFDSLKEHVGDKLFDTTIRSSIAYANSAERATSILDHRPDLGADYLHLTDELLARLGRPAQRRRLKALLPDPA from the coding sequence GTGGCCCAGAAGATCGCGATCCTCTCCCAGAAGGGCGGTACCGGGAAGACGACGGCGGTCCGCACCATCGCCGACGTGCTCCGGCGCACCGGCCTGCGGGTCCTGGCGGTCGATCTCGACCCGCAGGGCAACCTCTCCGACTACCTCGACGTGCCGCCGGACGCGACGCCGACGATCGGCGACGTGCTCGCCGGTCGCGCGAAGGCGCCCGCCGCCGTGCACCCGGCACCCGACCACGGGGAGCCCGCCGACCCGCCGGTCCCGCCGATCCACGTCATCCCCGCGAACCTGTCGCTGGCCGAGAGCGAGCTGCTGCTCGCGGGCAAGATGGGCCGTGAGCTGACGCTCCGCAAGGCGCTCAAGACGGTCGACGAGGACCACGACGTCGTGCTGATCGACTGCCCGCCCGCGCTGGGCCTGCTGACCGTGAACGCCCTCGTCGCGGCCGACTACGCGCTGCTGAGCTCGGAGGCGCAGTACTTCGCCCTGCAGGGCGTCGAGCAGGCGCTCGAGGTGATCGAGCTCGCGCGCGACGGCCTGAACCCGGATCTCGAGTGGCTCGGCGTGTTCTTCAACATCGCCGACATGCGGACCGTGCACTCGCGCGAGGCGTTCGACTCGCTCAAGGAGCACGTCGGCGACAAGCTCTTCGACACGACGATCCGGTCGTCGATCGCCTACGCGAACTCCGCGGAGCGCGCGACCTCGATCCTCGACCACCGCCCCGACCTCGGCGCCGACTACCTGCACCTGACCGACGAGCTGCTCGCCCGGCTCGGCCGTCCGGCGCAGCGCCGCCGGCTCAAGGCGCTGCTGCCCGACCCGGCCTGA
- a CDS encoding penicillin-binding transpeptidase domain-containing protein, which yields MRRAGSAAQRRRRTVAVVVFVAGAASFGGGLVVGAAHVPQERTLVERFAAAWSRGDYAAMYRDLSAASRDRFTREQFSAAYRTARETATALTLRTGEVREQDGSYVVPVVVRTRIFGTITRPMTLPVEGEGEDARIAWGREHAFPGLTPGAKLRRETRMPPRADILARDNTPLATGPDRTSDVPDVAINVVGRVGEAPAERRDELRERGWPSDATVGLNGLERALDIQLAGTPGGTLRAGDTVLARTEPRAAAPVRTSISIPVERAAVTALADRLGGVVAIAPRTGEVLAFAGIAFSGLQPPGSTMKIITVTGGLEQGIADLSSSYPVETFTTLEGVELENANGEACGGTLTQVFAESCNSVFAPMGAQLGAEKLVDIAERFGFNRQPDIPGAAIPTIPAAGEIGDALAVGSSAIGQGRVQATALTMGTVAATIGLRGRRPRLSLLYDERQRAAPTTRVTRTEVARTVEKLMLAVVREGTGTLAAIPGVKVAGKTGTAELETTKRCEPTEENNPESCSDEADPTDTDAWFSAYAPAGEPEVAVGVMLVRAGAGGDTAAPVARQVIQAALDR from the coding sequence GTGCGCCGCGCGGGCTCCGCCGCCCAGCGCCGCCGTCGCACCGTCGCGGTGGTCGTGTTCGTCGCGGGGGCGGCCTCGTTCGGCGGCGGCCTCGTCGTCGGCGCCGCGCACGTGCCGCAGGAGCGCACGCTCGTCGAGCGGTTCGCGGCCGCCTGGTCGCGCGGGGACTACGCCGCGATGTACCGGGACCTCAGCGCCGCGTCGCGCGACCGCTTCACCCGCGAGCAGTTCTCCGCCGCTTACCGGACGGCGCGGGAGACGGCCACCGCGCTGACGCTGCGCACCGGCGAGGTCCGCGAGCAGGACGGGTCCTATGTCGTGCCGGTCGTCGTGCGCACCCGCATCTTCGGCACGATCACCCGCCCGATGACCCTGCCGGTCGAGGGCGAGGGCGAGGACGCGCGCATCGCCTGGGGCCGCGAGCACGCCTTCCCGGGACTCACCCCGGGCGCGAAGCTGCGCCGTGAGACGCGCATGCCGCCGCGCGCCGACATCCTGGCGCGCGACAACACGCCGCTGGCCACCGGCCCGGACCGCACCTCCGACGTGCCCGACGTGGCGATCAACGTCGTCGGACGGGTCGGGGAGGCGCCCGCGGAGCGCCGCGACGAACTGCGTGAGCGCGGCTGGCCGAGCGACGCGACGGTCGGGCTGAACGGCCTCGAGCGGGCGCTCGACATCCAGCTGGCCGGCACGCCGGGCGGCACGCTGCGCGCCGGCGACACGGTCCTCGCACGGACCGAGCCGCGCGCGGCGGCCCCTGTGCGCACGAGCATCTCGATCCCCGTCGAGCGCGCGGCGGTCACCGCGCTGGCCGACCGGCTCGGCGGCGTCGTGGCGATCGCCCCGCGTACCGGCGAGGTGCTCGCCTTCGCCGGGATCGCGTTCAGCGGCCTGCAGCCGCCCGGGTCGACGATGAAGATCATCACGGTCACGGGCGGCCTCGAGCAGGGCATCGCCGACCTGTCGTCGAGCTACCCGGTCGAGACCTTCACGACGCTCGAGGGCGTCGAGCTCGAGAACGCCAACGGCGAGGCGTGCGGCGGCACGCTCACCCAGGTGTTCGCGGAGTCGTGCAACTCGGTGTTCGCCCCGATGGGCGCCCAGCTCGGGGCCGAGAAGCTCGTCGACATCGCGGAGCGCTTCGGCTTCAACCGCCAGCCCGACATCCCGGGCGCCGCGATCCCCACGATCCCCGCCGCCGGTGAGATCGGGGACGCCCTGGCCGTCGGCTCCTCCGCGATCGGGCAGGGGCGCGTGCAGGCGACCGCGCTGACGATGGGCACGGTCGCCGCGACGATCGGGCTGCGCGGCCGCCGGCCGCGGCTGTCGCTGCTCTACGACGAGCGTCAGCGCGCCGCGCCGACGACGCGGGTGACGCGCACCGAGGTCGCGCGGACGGTCGAGAAGCTGATGCTCGCGGTCGTCCGCGAGGGCACCGGGACGCTCGCCGCGATCCCCGGCGTCAAGGTCGCCGGCAAGACCGGGACGGCCGAGCTCGAGACGACGAAGCGCTGCGAGCCGACCGAGGAGAACAACCCCGAGTCCTGCAGCGACGAGGCGGACCCCACGGACACCGACGCGTGGTTCTCCGCCTACGCGCCCGCCGGCGAGCCCGAGGTCGCCGTCGGCGTCATGCTCGTGCGCGCCGGAGCCGGCGGGGACACCGCCGCGCCCGTGGCGCGGCAGGTCATCCAGGCGGCGCTGGACCGCTGA
- a CDS encoding DUF427 domain-containing protein — protein sequence MKATWNGAVIAESDDTVVVENNHYFPRAALADGLFTESDTTSVCPWKGTASYLNVVVDGKTNADAAWYYPTPKDAAKEIEGRVAFWKGVEVSA from the coding sequence ATGAAGGCCACCTGGAACGGCGCCGTGATCGCCGAGAGCGACGACACCGTCGTCGTCGAGAACAACCACTACTTCCCGCGGGCCGCGCTCGCGGACGGGCTGTTCACCGAGTCCGACACCACGAGCGTCTGCCCGTGGAAGGGCACGGCGAGCTACCTGAACGTCGTCGTCGACGGGAAGACCAACGCGGACGCCGCCTGGTACTACCCGACGCCGAAGGACGCGGCCAAGGAGATCGAGGGCCGCGTCGCGTTCTGGAAGGGCGTGGAGGTGAGCGCCTGA
- a CDS encoding type IA DNA topoisomerase gives MGKTLVIAEKPSVGQDLARVLPGPFQKHTGSSGERTARWLEGPEHIITWAVGHLVQLAEPDEYDDKFKKWRMADLPIVPAKFKLIVRDERSQKQMSVVKKLLNSAEVDLVVNACDAGREGELIFRYLYEHAKAKKPTKRLWLSSMTNQAMKDALANLRDGEEMEQLADAARSRSEADWIVGMNATRAATIRLRSSFDGAVSLGRVQTPTLAIIARREEEIRAFVPEKYWLVDAKFATDDGRRYEGRFHEGAKPRIPDADTAKAIVDAVRDGRGTITKLEKTKRTEKAPLLYDLTSLQRDANTRFGFSARRTLGAAQRCYEEHKVLTYPRTSSRYLTSDMIGELKEIAEKVGSGAEYATAARYVMGLDVLPLGRIVNDEKVGDHHAIIPTNSPHNVAKLDGDDLKIYDMVVRRYLAAFHPEAEFENTRIETTVAERVFRTRGKVLIVPGWRGVYGEMPEGERSAEQEDEGRDQTLPKLVKGEEAGVTHVESLEKETKPPRRYTDASLLGAMETAGKLVDDEEAREAMKESGIGTPATRAAIIERLIDVGYVERDARSLVATEKGLNVIRLLGDHQLTSPSLTGDWEHRLERIESGEETRKAFMADIAKFAGATVGELDTKLKDVKIPRADLGPCPVCGQHIIENRKGFSCWSREDPGCGFVIWKGKAGKQLPAAVARELIATGRTARPVTGFKGRSGRSFRAKLALMQNEEGRWRVEFDEPWAKEGAKPPETDEAEVQANAEAAANAAAAAARPADDAAA, from the coding sequence ATGGGCAAGACCCTCGTCATCGCGGAGAAGCCGTCGGTCGGGCAGGACCTCGCCCGCGTGCTCCCCGGGCCGTTCCAGAAGCACACCGGCAGCAGCGGTGAGCGCACGGCCCGCTGGCTCGAGGGTCCCGAGCACATCATCACGTGGGCCGTCGGCCACCTCGTCCAGCTCGCCGAGCCCGACGAGTACGACGACAAGTTCAAGAAGTGGCGGATGGCCGATCTGCCGATCGTGCCCGCGAAGTTCAAGCTCATCGTGCGCGACGAGCGCAGCCAGAAGCAGATGAGCGTCGTCAAGAAGCTCCTGAACTCCGCCGAGGTCGACCTCGTCGTCAACGCGTGCGACGCCGGCCGTGAGGGCGAGCTCATCTTCCGCTACCTCTACGAGCACGCGAAGGCGAAGAAGCCCACCAAGCGGCTGTGGCTCTCGTCGATGACGAACCAGGCGATGAAGGACGCGCTCGCCAACCTCCGCGACGGCGAGGAGATGGAGCAGCTCGCCGACGCCGCCCGGTCGCGCTCGGAGGCGGACTGGATCGTCGGCATGAACGCGACGCGCGCCGCGACGATCCGGCTGCGGTCCTCGTTCGACGGCGCGGTGTCGCTCGGTCGCGTGCAGACCCCGACGCTGGCGATCATCGCCCGGCGCGAGGAGGAGATCCGCGCCTTCGTCCCCGAGAAGTACTGGCTCGTCGACGCGAAGTTCGCCACCGACGACGGGCGCCGCTACGAGGGCCGCTTCCACGAGGGCGCCAAGCCCCGGATCCCGGACGCCGACACCGCGAAGGCGATCGTCGACGCCGTCCGCGACGGCCGCGGCACGATCACGAAGCTCGAGAAGACCAAGCGCACCGAGAAGGCGCCGCTGCTCTACGACCTCACGTCGCTGCAGCGCGACGCGAACACCCGCTTCGGGTTCAGCGCCCGCCGTACGCTGGGCGCCGCGCAGCGCTGCTACGAGGAGCACAAGGTCCTCACCTATCCGCGAACCTCGTCGCGGTACCTGACGAGCGACATGATCGGCGAGCTGAAGGAGATCGCCGAGAAGGTCGGCAGCGGCGCCGAGTACGCGACCGCCGCCCGCTACGTCATGGGCCTCGACGTGCTGCCGCTCGGCCGGATCGTCAACGACGAGAAGGTCGGCGACCACCACGCGATCATCCCGACGAACAGCCCGCACAACGTCGCGAAGCTCGACGGCGACGACCTGAAGATCTACGACATGGTCGTCCGCCGCTACCTCGCCGCCTTCCACCCGGAGGCCGAGTTCGAGAACACGCGGATCGAGACAACCGTCGCCGAGCGGGTCTTCCGCACGCGCGGCAAGGTCCTCATCGTCCCGGGCTGGCGCGGCGTCTACGGCGAGATGCCCGAGGGCGAGCGCTCCGCCGAGCAGGAGGACGAGGGCCGCGACCAGACGCTGCCGAAGCTCGTCAAGGGCGAGGAGGCGGGCGTCACGCACGTCGAGTCGCTGGAGAAGGAGACCAAGCCGCCGCGGCGCTACACCGACGCCTCGCTGCTCGGTGCGATGGAGACCGCGGGCAAGCTCGTCGACGACGAGGAGGCCCGTGAGGCGATGAAGGAGTCCGGCATCGGCACGCCGGCGACCCGCGCCGCGATCATCGAGCGCCTCATCGATGTCGGCTACGTCGAGCGTGACGCCCGGTCGCTCGTCGCCACCGAGAAGGGCCTGAACGTCATCCGGCTGCTCGGCGACCACCAGCTGACCTCCCCGTCGCTGACCGGCGACTGGGAGCACCGGCTCGAGCGGATCGAGTCCGGCGAGGAGACCCGCAAGGCGTTCATGGCGGACATCGCGAAGTTCGCGGGCGCCACCGTCGGCGAGCTCGACACGAAGCTCAAGGACGTCAAGATCCCGCGGGCGGACCTCGGACCCTGCCCGGTCTGCGGGCAGCACATCATCGAGAACCGCAAGGGCTTCTCGTGCTGGTCGCGCGAGGACCCGGGCTGCGGCTTCGTGATCTGGAAGGGCAAGGCCGGCAAGCAGCTGCCCGCCGCGGTCGCGCGCGAGCTCATCGCCACGGGCCGCACCGCCCGCCCGGTCACCGGCTTCAAGGGCCGCTCCGGCCGCTCGTTCCGCGCGAAGCTCGCGCTGATGCAGAACGAGGAGGGCCGCTGGCGCGTCGAGTTCGACGAGCCGTGGGCCAAGGAGGGCGCCAAGCCCCCGGAGACCGACGAGGCCGAGGTCCAGGCCAACGCCGAGGCCGCAGCGAACGCCGCCGCCGCCGCGGCGCGCCCGGCGGACGACGCCGCCGCCTGA
- a CDS encoding MarP family serine protease, with protein MTTIDVIILGLTVLMAAFGWRQGFVVGALSLAGFVVGAIIGTRLGPQLLSEGSSSPYAPIFGMGGALLGGAILSTGLEGLGWRLRQGLRLPGLAAVDGLLGAALAACVALGISWVAGAVALQTPGARELRADIQRSAILKELNAVLPPSGPLLNALARFDPFPQLDGPAPQVPAPRAAIARDPEVRAAAASVVRVVGTACGLGVTGSGWVASDGIVVTNAHVVAGQEDTAVQRRGEGEKLDAEVIGFSARDDIAILRVPGLGAPALPIADEAPRGRAGAVLGFPENGPYDVRAARLGETERVLSPDAYGRGPIRRTITSFRGTVRPGNSGGPLVDARGRVAATVFASTRGSSPRGGFAVPNDIVRDLLRGADGPVGTGPCAP; from the coding sequence ATGACGACGATCGACGTGATCATCCTCGGGCTCACGGTCCTGATGGCCGCCTTCGGCTGGCGGCAGGGGTTCGTCGTCGGCGCGCTGTCGCTGGCGGGCTTCGTCGTCGGGGCGATCATCGGGACGCGCCTCGGACCGCAGCTCCTGAGCGAGGGCAGCAGCTCTCCCTACGCGCCGATCTTCGGCATGGGCGGCGCGCTGCTCGGTGGCGCGATCCTCTCGACCGGCCTCGAGGGCCTCGGATGGCGGCTGCGCCAGGGCCTGCGACTGCCGGGCCTGGCGGCCGTCGACGGCCTGCTCGGCGCGGCGCTCGCGGCGTGCGTGGCGCTCGGCATCAGCTGGGTGGCGGGCGCCGTCGCGCTGCAGACCCCGGGCGCCCGCGAGCTGCGCGCCGACATCCAGCGCTCGGCGATCCTCAAGGAGCTCAACGCCGTCCTGCCGCCCTCGGGGCCGCTGCTCAACGCGCTCGCGCGGTTCGACCCGTTCCCGCAGCTCGACGGGCCCGCACCGCAGGTCCCCGCGCCCCGCGCCGCGATCGCCCGCGACCCGGAGGTCCGCGCGGCCGCCGCCAGCGTCGTGCGCGTCGTCGGGACCGCGTGCGGCCTCGGGGTCACGGGCTCCGGCTGGGTGGCCTCCGACGGGATCGTCGTCACCAACGCGCACGTCGTCGCCGGTCAGGAGGACACGGCCGTGCAGCGGCGCGGCGAGGGCGAGAAGCTCGACGCCGAGGTGATCGGCTTCAGCGCCCGCGACGACATCGCGATCCTGCGCGTCCCCGGCCTCGGGGCACCGGCGCTCCCGATCGCCGACGAGGCGCCGCGCGGGCGCGCCGGCGCGGTCCTCGGCTTCCCGGAGAACGGCCCCTACGACGTGCGCGCCGCGCGGCTGGGGGAGACCGAGCGGGTCCTCTCGCCGGACGCCTACGGCCGCGGGCCGATCCGCCGGACGATCACGTCGTTCCGCGGCACCGTGCGGCCCGGCAACTCGGGCGGGCCGCTGGTCGACGCGCGCGGTCGCGTCGCCGCCACGGTCTTCGCCTCGACCCGCGGATCGTCCCCGCGCGGCGGCTTCGCCGTCCCCAACGACATCGTGCGCGACCTGCTGCGCGGGGCCGACGGACCGGTCGGCACCGGTCCCTGCGCGCCGTAG
- a CDS encoding RNA polymerase sigma factor, producing the protein MSRRGDTELVRRLQTGDGSAFAELDRRHRRALVAYARRLLRSEHDAEDVVQDALVKAHAVLADPSRPAVREIKPWLYTLVRNGAIDETRRARYGEAELPAETTDRGGGDPAMILTRKETVRRLVEDIAALPDQQRTALLLRELDGRDAAAVGEELGVSPAAAQMLVARARGALVRAREARDADCHDVREQLMLAHERGTRPAEHALRHTRGCPGCTGYRRDLRRVDRRLRALTPPLWILPAALAAKLGGGGGGKVAAGAAAATLVVAGAGIVVLDRDVVREGEATPLRLLGAGAATGQRISLGERLPAGVAVTYAKVQLPAGPVERPGERVVRLGCPGRMRAVGLAVPDRELPVRYRFAPAIDGRSRGVTVTFADSVLDEALRTRIGVVCKQPDALGSTIADPRRAGPGEKAGRLCERQTVLRSPGREFIGNVVAGDRVVVLRRSASGAWTQIETEFRLTGWVRTAALCP; encoded by the coding sequence ATGTCCCGACGCGGTGACACGGAGCTCGTCCGCCGGCTGCAGACCGGCGACGGCTCCGCGTTCGCCGAGCTCGACCGCCGCCACCGCCGGGCGCTCGTCGCGTACGCCCGGCGGCTGCTGCGCTCCGAGCACGACGCCGAGGACGTCGTCCAGGACGCGCTCGTCAAGGCGCACGCGGTCCTGGCCGACCCGTCACGCCCGGCGGTCCGCGAGATCAAGCCGTGGCTCTACACCCTGGTCCGCAACGGCGCGATCGACGAGACGCGGCGGGCCCGGTACGGCGAAGCCGAGCTCCCGGCCGAGACCACCGACCGCGGCGGCGGTGATCCCGCGATGATCCTCACCCGCAAGGAGACCGTCCGGCGGCTGGTGGAGGACATCGCCGCGCTGCCCGACCAGCAGCGCACCGCGCTGCTGCTGCGCGAGCTCGACGGCCGTGACGCGGCCGCCGTCGGCGAGGAGCTCGGCGTCAGCCCCGCGGCGGCGCAGATGCTCGTCGCCCGGGCCCGCGGGGCGCTCGTCCGCGCGCGCGAGGCGCGGGACGCCGACTGCCACGACGTGCGCGAGCAGCTGATGCTCGCCCACGAGCGCGGCACCCGACCCGCCGAGCACGCGCTGCGTCACACGCGCGGCTGCCCGGGCTGCACCGGGTACCGCCGCGACCTGCGGCGCGTCGACCGGCGCCTGCGTGCGCTCACCCCGCCGCTGTGGATCCTCCCCGCCGCCCTCGCCGCGAAGCTCGGCGGCGGGGGCGGCGGCAAGGTCGCGGCCGGCGCCGCCGCCGCGACGCTCGTCGTCGCGGGCGCCGGGATCGTGGTCCTCGACCGCGACGTCGTCCGCGAGGGCGAGGCCACGCCGCTGCGCCTCCTCGGGGCCGGCGCGGCGACCGGCCAGCGGATCTCCCTCGGCGAGCGGCTCCCGGCCGGGGTCGCCGTGACCTACGCGAAGGTGCAGCTGCCCGCCGGACCGGTCGAGCGCCCGGGCGAGCGCGTCGTGCGGCTCGGCTGCCCGGGACGCATGCGCGCCGTCGGCCTCGCCGTGCCCGACCGCGAGCTGCCGGTCCGCTATCGCTTCGCCCCCGCGATCGACGGCCGCAGCCGCGGCGTCACGGTGACCTTCGCCGACTCCGTCCTGGACGAGGCGCTGCGGACCCGCATCGGCGTCGTCTGCAAGCAGCCCGACGCGCTGGGCTCGACGATCGCCGACCCGCGTCGCGCCGGTCCGGGCGAGAAGGCCGGTCGGCTCTGCGAGCGCCAGACGGTGCTGCGCAGCCCCGGCCGCGAGTTCATCGGCAACGTCGTCGCGGGCGACCGCGTCGTGGTGCTGCGCCGCAGTGCCAGCGGCGCCTGGACGCAGATCGAGACCGAGTTCCGGCTGACCGGCTGGGTGCGGACCGCCGCGCTCTGCCCGTGA
- a CDS encoding PhzF family phenazine biosynthesis protein yields MTEILRYAAFTATPTGGNPAGVVLDARGLDEATMRTIATDLGHPETAFVVPGEDGALRVRYFSGGSVSIEVPFCGHATIATAVAHAERHGPGRLDLDTVAGRVVVRTTPGAAGAPPSATLTSVPPRVDLVSRSHLQEALAALRWDPTDLDPRLPPRIADAGARHLVLAALTRARLAALDYDVPRLRAFLEELGLVTVALVHRRRPDGLVFDVRNPFPTGGIHEDPATGAAAAALGGYLREEELVAVPARLTLHQGVDLGRPSLLVVDVPAERGSGIDVTGTAVPIG; encoded by the coding sequence GTGACCGAGATCCTGCGCTACGCCGCGTTCACGGCCACGCCCACGGGAGGCAACCCGGCCGGCGTGGTCCTCGACGCGCGGGGCCTCGACGAGGCCACGATGCGCACGATCGCCACCGACCTCGGCCACCCCGAGACCGCGTTCGTGGTGCCCGGCGAGGACGGCGCCCTGCGCGTGCGGTACTTCTCGGGCGGCTCGGTGTCGATCGAGGTGCCGTTCTGCGGGCACGCGACGATCGCGACCGCGGTCGCCCACGCCGAGCGCCACGGGCCGGGACGCCTCGACCTCGACACCGTCGCGGGCCGGGTGGTCGTGCGCACGACGCCGGGCGCCGCAGGCGCGCCGCCGAGCGCGACGCTGACGAGCGTGCCCCCGCGCGTGGACCTCGTCTCCCGCTCGCACCTGCAGGAGGCGCTGGCGGCGCTGCGGTGGGACCCGACGGACCTCGACCCGCGCCTGCCGCCGCGCATCGCCGACGCCGGCGCCCGCCACCTCGTGCTCGCGGCGCTCACGCGGGCGCGCCTGGCGGCGCTGGACTACGACGTGCCGCGGCTGCGCGCGTTCCTGGAGGAGCTCGGGCTCGTGACCGTCGCGCTCGTGCACCGCCGCCGCCCGGACGGGCTCGTGTTCGACGTGCGCAACCCGTTCCCGACCGGCGGCATCCACGAGGACCCCGCCACGGGGGCGGCGGCCGCGGCGCTCGGCGGCTACCTGCGGGAGGAGGAGCTCGTGGCGGTCCCGGCGCGGCTCACGCTGCACCAGGGCGTCGACCTCGGCCGTCCGAGCCTGCTGGTCGTGGACGTCCCCGCCGAACGGGGGTCGGGCATCGACGTCACCGGGACCGCGGTGCCGATCGGCTGA
- a CDS encoding SRPBCC family protein → MDPVSTSTVVSRPIEEVYEYLLDIANHQEFTDHYLVDWHLTREDSYGVGAGARFKIKMRGNRFPWMDVTIAEAVRPHRIVEVGRTGKFNRIRTVGVYELTPGPGGSTRVTFTSETEPKLLTDKFLESLGVRGMVKRKNAKALRRLQSILEDGRDRGQRTTISGGARKPASNFRL, encoded by the coding sequence GTGGATCCCGTCAGCACCAGCACCGTCGTCTCGCGGCCGATCGAGGAGGTCTACGAGTACCTCCTGGACATCGCCAACCACCAGGAGTTCACCGACCACTACCTCGTGGACTGGCACCTGACGCGCGAGGACTCCTACGGCGTCGGGGCGGGCGCGCGCTTCAAGATCAAGATGCGCGGCAACCGGTTCCCGTGGATGGACGTCACGATCGCCGAGGCGGTCCGGCCGCACCGGATCGTCGAGGTCGGGCGCACGGGCAAGTTCAACCGCATCCGCACGGTCGGGGTGTACGAGCTGACGCCCGGTCCGGGCGGCTCCACCCGGGTCACGTTCACGTCGGAGACCGAGCCGAAGCTGCTGACGGACAAGTTCCTGGAGTCGCTCGGCGTGCGTGGCATGGTGAAGCGCAAGAACGCCAAGGCGCTGCGGCGGCTGCAGTCGATCCTCGAGGACGGCCGCGACCGCGGTCAGCGCACGACGATCAGCGGCGGGGCGCGCAAGCCCGCCTCGAACTTCCGCCTCTAG
- the thrB gene encoding homoserine kinase, with the protein MQRRRVVRVPASSANLGPGFDTFAAALALHVEVEVLETGRFAVETDLQIARDRRNLVVRGFERLAPPDAFTFRIRSEIPLSGGLGSSAAAYLAGLMAADHLFELDADLLALATELEGHPDNVAAALLGGFVICADDEATRFDPPTGLEAVLVVPETAVRTKEARAALPAEVPMGEAVFNVAHGALLTLGLARGDWDLVARGLADRLHQDRRAPLFPRSAELLGRARELGALGATISGAGPTVLFWSHYEQTGRLFETLRVETAGWAEVLRVPFEVQGARVSEL; encoded by the coding sequence ATGCAGCGTCGCCGCGTCGTCCGCGTCCCCGCCAGCAGCGCCAACCTCGGTCCGGGGTTCGACACCTTCGCGGCCGCGCTCGCGCTCCATGTCGAGGTGGAGGTCCTGGAGACCGGCCGCTTCGCGGTCGAGACGGACCTGCAGATCGCCCGCGACCGGCGCAACCTCGTCGTGCGCGGCTTCGAGCGGCTCGCCCCGCCGGACGCCTTCACCTTCCGGATCCGGTCGGAGATCCCGCTCTCCGGCGGCCTGGGCTCGAGCGCCGCCGCGTACCTGGCGGGCCTGATGGCCGCGGACCATCTGTTCGAGCTGGACGCCGACCTGCTCGCCCTGGCGACCGAGCTGGAGGGCCATCCCGACAACGTCGCCGCCGCGCTGCTGGGCGGCTTCGTCATCTGCGCCGACGACGAGGCGACCCGGTTCGACCCGCCGACCGGGCTCGAGGCGGTGCTCGTCGTCCCCGAGACGGCGGTCCGCACGAAGGAGGCGCGCGCCGCGCTGCCGGCCGAGGTGCCGATGGGGGAGGCCGTTTTCAACGTCGCCCACGGCGCGCTGCTCACGCTCGGCCTCGCCCGCGGCGACTGGGACCTCGTCGCCCGGGGGCTGGCCGACCGGCTGCACCAGGACCGCCGCGCCCCGCTGTTCCCGCGCTCGGCCGAGCTGCTCGGTCGCGCCCGTGAGCTGGGCGCGCTCGGGGCGACGATCTCCGGGGCCGGACCGACCGTGCTGTTCTGGAGCCACTATGAGCAGACCGGGCGTCTGTTCGAGACGCTGCGCGTCGAGACGGCGGGCTGGGCCGAGGTGCTGCGGGTGCCGTTCGAGGTGCAGGGCGCCCGCGTCAGCGAGCTTTGA
- a CDS encoding FHA domain-containing protein translates to MESFTTGTIAGDGTFRCEKCGAVGPLARSADVPACPECGSTQVSRTSLFGERLRQDAGGDDQRERELLVAAAVEHAPTPGTYLAFRDGDDVRVVTLDAEHVKIGRSLTADVRFDDPTVSRRHALLVRQDEGVRVVDDRSMNGVFVNGERVEWRVLRHGDELVVGRHRLMFVDTAVHAASGAAAARAGSA, encoded by the coding sequence ATGGAGTCATTCACGACAGGCACGATCGCCGGTGACGGCACGTTCCGGTGCGAGAAGTGCGGCGCGGTGGGCCCGCTGGCCCGTTCCGCCGACGTCCCCGCCTGCCCCGAGTGCGGGAGCACCCAGGTGTCGCGGACGTCGCTCTTCGGCGAACGGCTGCGGCAGGACGCCGGCGGCGACGACCAGCGCGAGCGCGAGCTGCTCGTCGCGGCGGCCGTCGAGCACGCCCCCACCCCCGGGACCTACCTGGCGTTCCGCGACGGCGACGACGTGCGCGTGGTGACCCTCGACGCCGAGCACGTGAAGATCGGGCGCAGCCTGACCGCTGACGTGCGCTTCGACGACCCGACCGTCTCGCGGCGGCACGCGCTGCTGGTCCGCCAGGACGAGGGCGTGCGGGTCGTCGACGACCGCAGCATGAACGGCGTGTTCGTCAATGGCGAGCGGGTCGAGTGGCGCGTCCTGCGCCACGGCGACGAGCTCGTCGTCGGCCGCCACCGGCTGATGTTCGTCGACACCGCCGTGCACGCGGCGTCCGGCGCGGCTGCGGCGCGCGCCGGCAGCGCCTGA